The following coding sequences are from one Leptolyngbya sp. NIES-3755 window:
- a CDS encoding methyltransferase FkbM (similar to AA sequence:cyanobase_aa:LBDG_21240), translated as MRTITQSIVEIGGRKYTIRSDDNYVKQLKNRFEPKMAQLFKTVATDSEVILDVGANIGCTALLFGELSKQVYAFEPSQTTFHFLEQNVLQSGLKNISLQNIGLGAESGEFTLTFSPANRSGGFVSNQTQIDAGHVTETITIRQLDEVIRSLNVPIIDFIKIDVEGFEGQVLRGATQTLLTYQPIVVLELNHWCLNAFQRTSIPDFFDFLRSTFPILLAIDDSNYLNLHNEDESYTVMYHHILQGNFPNLLAAFNERKLDQFRKLYQHGFAPNSFRSYVRSMKRKIGL; from the coding sequence ATGAGAACTATTACACAATCGATCGTAGAAATTGGAGGCAGGAAATATACGATTCGTTCAGATGATAACTATGTGAAGCAGCTTAAAAACCGTTTTGAGCCAAAAATGGCGCAGCTATTCAAAACAGTTGCAACTGACAGTGAAGTGATTCTAGATGTCGGTGCAAACATTGGCTGTACTGCCCTACTATTTGGTGAACTATCAAAGCAGGTTTACGCTTTTGAACCTTCTCAAACGACCTTTCACTTTCTTGAACAGAATGTTTTACAGTCAGGATTAAAAAATATTTCGCTGCAAAACATTGGGCTTGGAGCCGAATCGGGTGAATTTACTTTGACGTTTTCGCCTGCGAATCGATCGGGTGGTTTCGTCTCAAATCAAACTCAAATCGATGCAGGTCATGTGACTGAAACGATTACAATTCGCCAGCTTGATGAAGTCATTCGATCGCTGAATGTACCAATCATAGATTTTATCAAGATTGATGTGGAAGGCTTTGAAGGACAAGTGCTTCGAGGCGCAACACAAACACTTTTAACCTATCAGCCGATCGTTGTTCTGGAATTGAATCATTGGTGTTTGAATGCGTTTCAAAGAACTTCGATTCCAGATTTCTTTGATTTTTTGCGATCGACATTTCCAATCCTTTTAGCGATCGATGATTCTAACTATCTGAACTTGCACAATGAAGATGAAAGTTACACAGTCATGTATCATCATATCCTACAAGGCAACTTCCCGAACTTACTAGCAGCCTTCAATGAGAGGAAACTTGATCAGTTCAGGAAGCTCTACCAACATGGATTTGCACCTAATTCCTTTCGGAGCTATGTACGATCGATGAAACGCAAAATCGGACTCTAA
- a CDS encoding glycosyl hydrolase, BNR repeat-containing protein (similar to AA sequence:cyanobase_aa:MAE06890): MIQLSERLYHLLPGIYQSYDALQGESLRALLALLERELQIVETDLDRLYEAWFIETCEDWVVPYIGELLDAQTLYSRSLRQGQERRAFIANTISYRRQKGTTTVLEQLAIDISGWYGRAVESVNLLGHSSELSIAAEPVSNTVDLRRIQQLEQLSSPFEQGAFTTEIRNGRYSLGTIGLFLWRLQSYPLTRVSARAIELSSNRYTFNPLGYDTPLFNQPQTKSIATEPTIALHVPDRLNRAALFNEIQQRRTGKNIDDGYFGISPVFQIFLDGQTEALQPEQILITDLSAWKAPNWTSDDSRIGYEVAVDPELGRFIVLNRPRPKRVEVSYSYGFSADTGGGSYNRPRVETNTKPIVWQVKDSLQNTIAQWHQTIEAWQACRDYTYIPLAKLQVPSLPRLALEPARRFFTPGIVTGLEVLATPGAGAIIVNRGSAIDTQGRLIQLEQPFTILLDQYKDQTVFIVAVHSNSGSRIEVISAAIADRHSPQIYLRLALVSVNGNGQMISHSTAQRLVFQPGIISGLKVELNQDSDGLLIQPGLAVNGAGQLIDVQVQDAIAFTPERDRTMLLVLSRCLELGKQRGQQWKLDWIQKSEEHNYPSDRFIRLVQLPDSPKQSIASTDNDLRPNFKSGIVWGLSVIAYPGQNRAIVTPGVAIGIQGETISVPTNQRIPLRGYPSSTVTIYLIYQSSEWSIMVAGTSPGKTAIALARITLDSQGRVYDLPDVSLRSRFDPGILQGLEVNTRTKTATPQVSIGAGTAIDAQGRSLTIPSQESFDLRNYRGQTVVLFLAYEARSGWRFGAVAEETEIGRIEIQDSASYNIQNLEIQVPSEKRLEIIAANGFRSHLQGNLKVRGFGEFALEGLLIEGNITILPGSLKHFELTHCTLVPNLGRLTVQSAPKPVIAPEFSEWSMIAFVMYYVYLIWELIAINLNSQKTSSQILAQLIQLGIQRVQYLAMDFWRSCRSLRSSDILATYTVETEDNEQLEIVLDHSICGAIQIDAAIAQLSIVDSIIEHKIEALSSPVLCKNTTVLGSTIVLSLEAINTLFTEHVTVWRQQVGSLRFCYVPDESRTPRRYRCQPDQVLESLDRLPSRITALTSNDDTLFAGTANGKIWRSTNAGESWQEVNKGLLNLPIQTIVIDAQRVYVGTTEGYIFSTSDNGENWKPLIQLRSEVVTRNVSVNTPTINQIIAKDGQFFAATLGGRVFRSWDWTASQIGLEQAIWTINTIVVHPRTGWIFAGTAGSGIYYSQDNTQSWQKPLSINLTNQTITALAIDSKGKIFAGTTGVFTKDSGIFYSTNNGESWVFVQLPVNQRNISAIAVHPNGSIFAGTTSGGLICSQDEGQTWITTSLPHQNITALTINQQGQIFVGTAGGMIWRSQNNGENWTPSQTGFNNAEAKQLLINQLQPSFTSRQYGNPGYAQLSLTCANEICVGAEDSAEIGCFNSLKQPQRKANLQTSLTEYLRFGLEVNPFYMT; the protein is encoded by the coding sequence ATGATTCAACTCTCAGAACGGCTCTACCATCTCCTACCCGGCATCTATCAGAGCTATGACGCGCTCCAGGGCGAATCTCTGCGGGCGTTGCTGGCATTGTTAGAGCGAGAACTTCAGATCGTCGAAACGGATCTCGATCGACTATACGAAGCTTGGTTTATCGAAACCTGTGAAGATTGGGTTGTGCCTTATATTGGTGAGTTGCTAGATGCTCAAACGCTCTACAGTCGGAGTTTGCGACAAGGGCAAGAACGACGAGCATTTATCGCTAATACCATCAGCTATCGACGGCAAAAAGGGACGACAACGGTTCTTGAACAATTAGCGATCGACATTAGTGGCTGGTATGGGAGAGCCGTTGAATCTGTAAACCTATTAGGGCATAGTTCGGAATTGTCGATCGCAGCCGAGCCTGTTTCTAATACGGTTGACCTCCGGCGAATTCAACAACTCGAACAGTTAAGCTCACCGTTTGAACAAGGTGCATTTACAACTGAGATTCGCAATGGACGATATAGTTTAGGAACAATCGGACTATTTCTTTGGCGACTACAGAGCTATCCTTTGACTAGAGTAAGCGCAAGAGCGATCGAGCTTTCTTCAAACCGATATACATTCAATCCATTGGGCTATGATACGCCGCTCTTTAATCAACCGCAAACGAAATCGATCGCGACAGAACCGACGATCGCGCTACATGTTCCCGATCGACTCAATCGAGCCGCATTGTTTAATGAAATTCAGCAGAGACGGACCGGGAAAAACATTGATGACGGCTATTTTGGAATTTCACCTGTATTTCAAATCTTTCTGGACGGTCAAACTGAAGCGTTGCAACCTGAGCAGATTTTGATCACAGATTTATCAGCCTGGAAAGCTCCGAACTGGACAAGTGATGATTCGAGAATTGGTTATGAAGTGGCAGTTGATCCAGAATTAGGACGGTTTATTGTATTGAATCGTCCGCGACCGAAACGAGTTGAAGTGAGCTATTCTTATGGGTTTAGTGCTGATACTGGTGGGGGTTCGTACAATCGACCGAGAGTAGAAACGAATACTAAGCCGATCGTTTGGCAAGTCAAAGATAGTTTGCAAAATACGATCGCACAATGGCATCAAACAATCGAAGCTTGGCAAGCTTGTCGAGATTATACTTATATTCCACTCGCAAAATTGCAAGTTCCATCTTTACCTAGATTGGCTTTGGAACCTGCAAGAAGATTTTTTACACCTGGAATTGTGACGGGTTTAGAAGTATTAGCAACTCCGGGCGCAGGTGCAATCATTGTGAATCGTGGAAGCGCGATCGACACTCAAGGACGCTTGATTCAACTAGAGCAGCCGTTTACAATTTTGCTCGATCAGTACAAAGATCAAACTGTTTTCATAGTTGCGGTTCATAGTAATTCGGGAAGTCGGATCGAAGTGATTTCAGCCGCGATCGCAGATCGTCACTCTCCTCAAATCTATCTGCGTCTTGCGTTGGTTTCTGTGAATGGTAACGGGCAGATGATCAGCCATTCAACCGCACAACGACTCGTTTTTCAGCCTGGAATTATCTCTGGCTTGAAAGTTGAACTCAATCAAGATTCAGATGGATTACTGATTCAACCAGGCTTAGCGGTCAATGGGGCAGGACAGTTAATCGATGTGCAAGTTCAAGACGCGATCGCATTCACTCCAGAGCGCGATCGAACAATGTTATTAGTCCTCTCTCGATGTCTCGAACTTGGCAAACAACGAGGACAACAATGGAAATTAGATTGGATTCAAAAATCTGAAGAGCATAACTATCCAAGCGATCGATTTATCCGATTAGTTCAACTGCCTGATTCTCCCAAACAATCAATCGCTAGTACAGACAATGATTTGCGTCCGAACTTCAAATCGGGCATTGTATGGGGCTTGTCTGTGATAGCTTATCCAGGTCAGAATCGAGCGATCGTCACTCCTGGTGTCGCGATCGGGATACAAGGAGAAACAATCTCTGTTCCAACCAATCAACGAATTCCGTTAAGAGGCTATCCATCTTCAACAGTAACGATTTACTTGATTTATCAATCCTCAGAGTGGTCGATTATGGTTGCTGGAACTTCTCCAGGAAAAACCGCGATCGCACTTGCACGAATTACACTGGATTCACAAGGACGAGTGTATGATTTGCCCGATGTTAGTCTGCGATCGCGCTTTGATCCTGGCATTCTACAAGGGCTAGAGGTTAATACTCGAACTAAAACTGCTACTCCACAAGTATCGATTGGGGCGGGAACTGCGATCGATGCTCAAGGTCGATCTCTAACAATTCCGAGCCAAGAGAGCTTCGATTTGCGGAACTACCGAGGACAGACAGTGGTGCTCTTCTTGGCATATGAAGCGCGGTCTGGTTGGCGATTTGGAGCGGTTGCTGAAGAAACTGAAATCGGTAGAATTGAGATTCAAGATAGTGCATCTTACAATATTCAAAATTTAGAAATTCAAGTCCCTTCAGAGAAGCGCCTAGAGATTATTGCTGCAAATGGGTTTCGATCGCATCTACAAGGTAATCTCAAAGTTCGCGGATTTGGAGAATTTGCACTAGAAGGATTGCTGATCGAAGGGAATATTACGATTCTGCCTGGAAGTCTCAAACACTTTGAGCTAACTCACTGTACTTTAGTTCCAAACTTAGGTCGTCTCACCGTTCAATCTGCACCAAAACCAGTCATTGCTCCAGAGTTTTCAGAATGGTCAATGATTGCTTTCGTGATGTACTATGTCTATCTTATTTGGGAGCTAATCGCGATCAATCTCAATAGTCAGAAAACTTCGAGTCAAATTCTGGCTCAGTTGATTCAGCTTGGAATTCAGCGAGTTCAATATCTAGCAATGGATTTTTGGCGATCGTGTCGTTCTCTACGATCGAGCGATATCCTCGCAACTTACACAGTAGAAACAGAGGATAACGAACAGTTAGAGATTGTTCTCGACCATAGTATTTGTGGTGCAATTCAAATCGATGCCGCGATCGCGCAATTGTCGATCGTAGATAGCATCATTGAACATAAAATCGAAGCCTTGAGCAGTCCCGTTCTCTGCAAAAATACGACCGTTTTAGGTAGTACCATAGTTCTCAGTCTTGAAGCAATCAACACACTATTCACAGAGCACGTTACTGTTTGGCGGCAACAGGTCGGAAGCTTACGATTTTGCTATGTTCCCGATGAATCTCGAACACCGCGTCGATATCGTTGCCAACCCGATCAAGTGCTGGAATCTTTGGATCGACTTCCCTCTAGAATCACTGCACTGACTAGCAATGATGATACTTTGTTTGCGGGAACTGCAAATGGGAAGATTTGGCGATCGACAAATGCTGGCGAATCTTGGCAAGAGGTAAACAAGGGATTGCTCAATCTACCGATTCAAACGATCGTGATCGATGCTCAACGGGTTTATGTAGGAACAACCGAAGGTTATATTTTCTCAACCTCAGACAATGGTGAAAATTGGAAACCCTTGATTCAGCTTCGGAGCGAGGTTGTTACTCGAAATGTAAGTGTTAATACACCAACAATCAATCAGATAATTGCAAAAGATGGACAGTTTTTCGCGGCAACCTTGGGCGGGCGAGTATTCCGATCGTGGGATTGGACAGCTTCCCAGATTGGATTAGAACAAGCCATTTGGACAATCAATACGATCGTAGTTCATCCAAGAACAGGCTGGATTTTCGCTGGGACGGCTGGAAGTGGGATCTATTACTCACAAGACAATACTCAAAGTTGGCAAAAACCACTGAGCATCAATCTGACCAATCAAACGATCACAGCATTAGCGATCGACTCCAAAGGTAAGATTTTCGCTGGAACGACCGGAGTATTTACCAAAGATAGCGGCATTTTTTACTCCACGAACAATGGAGAAAGTTGGGTCTTTGTACAGCTTCCGGTGAATCAGCGCAACATTAGCGCGATCGCAGTTCATCCGAATGGTTCTATCTTTGCAGGTACTACTAGCGGAGGACTAATCTGCTCTCAAGATGAAGGACAAACTTGGATAACAACGAGCTTACCGCATCAGAACATTACTGCACTGACTATCAATCAGCAAGGGCAGATTTTTGTGGGAACAGCAGGGGGAATGATTTGGCGATCGCAAAACAATGGAGAAAATTGGACTCCGAGCCAGACTGGATTTAACAATGCAGAAGCAAAACAACTTTTGATCAATCAACTACAGCCGAGTTTTACCTCAAGACAATATGGCAATCCGGGTTATGCTCAACTGAGTTTAACTTGTGCGAATGAAATTTGTGTGGGTGCGGAAGATAGTGCCGAAATTGGATGTTTCAACAGTCTGAAGCAACCTCAGCGCAAAGCAAACCTGCAAACAAGCCTGACTGAATATCTGCGATTTGGTTTGGAAGTTAACCCGTTTTATATGACTTGA
- a CDS encoding hypothetical protein (similar to AA sequence:cyanobase_aa:NIES39_G00730), whose protein sequence is MNDSSLTTWNPPGLSALAYRISDYTTARQRILESLYVPLIPEGTTLAALKTRDRDDLSIALIDAWAMVIDVLTFYQERIANEGFWRTAIERRSLLELARTIGAELDPGSAASTYLVFTVETTLNAPKVVAVEKGTVIASIPGENEQSQIFETSEPFIARADWNALTPRKSRSQTITPETNQLYLQGLNLQLQIGDRLLLIDADALDYQYLLKLTAVELVTDQQQTRITWETQKLGEGSPLRPRLFAFRQKIGLFGNSAPKWETLPDEVKQTYGTMQGGCFQLSNTEQWTGISSGLPSIDIWSLTASDTALFAGTGSRGIYRSTNNGISWQAAIIGLSNLSITVLYYHSGSVFAGSPAGGVFRSKDNGETWTAIGTGNIHVQTNDADRLETINTGIPNTVVRSILAAQFTVETTRQNYLFVGTDDGIFRSEDDGRNWYVQDLRTASVRALLSIETVIYAGTDQGLSLSNDQGATWQPGNLEQSITSLATITLDGTAYLFAGTKNGVYRSSNRAATWEPITTDESISAFTIANNTLFAATTSGKVFNIQDGTEIDRDVIKTEITALTVLQNRLIAGTRFAGFVETDWSYSQASENALDLDAVYPQILPKTWLVCLNQEQSQAVQIETVSTTIAKDFTLEAPVSRITSRTLLDRFPPRTTTVLAQSELLTVAELSVNRGSILEQFQDPIGAQSVYLEQFVPGLQAGQNVIVSGKLPRIQINQVGGVFQRDRDRWYYHNQGLTNLGVLSLTVTSENHYFAGTEQGLFQRSDQGHWKPISTLYQPDSGIAATLEIRSLCTVPEMIFAGTDSGLFRSLNQGKTWDKMGTFKEIGAIAYSIASDNLFVATEKSVFRSVDHGVSWTAIDRDLLAVQVQALITDSRGVLFAGTVAHGVWRSSNEGETWDWVGYSGRSGIGAITSTDAIVSGIGTRFSEQLRSQDLIIAMGQTRTIQAVDGLQPNTRLTIDNPFESPGLPEGTPFTLSTGLGNLNVTTLAIDEQPTLPTMIFAGTAGGGIWRSSDGGNHWKSVSQDLESFQITTLIAYHHPGVGELKRYGTTIRVQLKSSESLNFRKGASIVIDQQTRTVTTDPQKITTDPQTQDYIVEFTIDREFSSTESKTYTIPTLIVGTASQGLFYSLDRGESWIGDNSGLTNTSIRAILPPDRPGMNYLVGGLGILLSEDQQSYTRIRPGNSLQVLSRPIFDTTTVRWHLRNAESFSGNLITTTEEVTIQPAIAEDESISELATLLTAPIDQQVPAIEFQQPLKHCYDPSTVTIHANVVAATHGETIADTIEVLGSGDGNVANQTFVLRKPPLTPNSLEIRVNNLLWYEVPALYNLSPDEQAYIVRTTDEGITQITFGDGITGARLPSGIDNVIATYRSGLGLSGNVAPNKLSLLKTRTLGIQGVNNPVSATGGANPETRDQIRDRAPLTIRTLERIVSVRDFEDFTRTFSGIGKAQGVSLWSAQSKVIHLTIAGSEGAEISNESPFYQSLVGEIEQRRDPYQSPPIIASYERIEFHVEATVLIDPRYLSKQVQTTIGTLLRDTFSFNNRAFGQNVTAAEIIALIQSLDSVIAVDLDALYRVDRPRTLEPSLTASLARWTPESQFMPAQLLLLHTAKLRIQV, encoded by the coding sequence ATGAATGATTCATCCTTGACCACTTGGAATCCGCCCGGACTCTCTGCTTTGGCATATCGAATCAGTGACTATACAACTGCAAGACAAAGAATTTTAGAGTCGTTGTATGTTCCACTGATTCCAGAGGGCACAACATTAGCGGCATTGAAAACACGCGATCGAGATGATTTGTCGATCGCGCTGATTGATGCTTGGGCGATGGTGATCGATGTGCTGACGTTCTATCAAGAACGAATTGCGAATGAGGGATTTTGGCGGACTGCAATTGAACGTCGATCGCTGTTGGAGCTAGCTCGAACAATCGGTGCAGAACTAGATCCAGGATCGGCTGCGAGTACTTATCTCGTTTTTACAGTTGAAACAACGCTGAATGCTCCAAAAGTTGTCGCAGTTGAAAAAGGAACTGTGATCGCAAGTATTCCGGGTGAGAATGAACAGTCACAGATTTTTGAGACGAGTGAACCATTCATTGCACGAGCCGATTGGAATGCTTTAACACCTCGAAAATCGCGATCGCAAACAATTACACCTGAAACGAATCAACTCTATTTACAAGGCTTAAATCTACAGTTACAAATTGGCGATCGACTATTACTGATTGATGCCGATGCACTAGATTACCAATATTTATTGAAATTAACCGCAGTTGAATTAGTCACAGACCAGCAGCAAACTCGAATCACTTGGGAAACTCAAAAATTGGGTGAAGGTTCGCCACTTCGTCCTCGGTTGTTTGCATTTCGACAGAAAATTGGATTGTTTGGGAACAGTGCACCAAAGTGGGAAACGCTGCCTGATGAAGTTAAACAGACTTATGGAACCATGCAGGGGGGTTGTTTTCAGCTATCGAATACAGAACAATGGACGGGAATTAGCAGCGGATTGCCATCGATCGATATTTGGAGTTTAACGGCTTCGGACACGGCTTTATTTGCGGGAACGGGCAGTCGGGGAATTTATCGATCGACAAACAATGGCATTTCCTGGCAGGCTGCAATCATTGGATTGTCAAATTTATCCATTACAGTTCTGTACTATCATTCTGGTTCAGTATTTGCGGGAAGTCCAGCGGGCGGAGTGTTTCGATCGAAAGATAATGGTGAGACTTGGACAGCGATCGGAACAGGTAATATTCACGTTCAAACTAATGATGCAGATCGCTTAGAAACAATCAATACGGGCATCCCCAATACAGTCGTTCGATCAATTCTGGCGGCTCAATTCACAGTAGAAACAACCAGACAGAACTATCTCTTTGTAGGAACAGATGACGGCATATTTCGCTCTGAAGATGATGGGCGAAACTGGTATGTTCAAGATTTGAGAACGGCTTCAGTTCGAGCATTACTCTCGATCGAGACTGTGATATATGCTGGAACGGATCAGGGTCTCTCTCTATCTAATGATCAGGGAGCGACTTGGCAACCGGGAAATCTTGAGCAAAGCATTACCAGTCTTGCAACCATTACTTTAGATGGGACAGCTTATTTATTTGCTGGAACAAAGAATGGTGTTTATCGATCGAGTAATCGTGCTGCAACTTGGGAGCCAATCACGACCGATGAAAGTATTAGCGCATTCACGATCGCAAATAATACGCTGTTTGCTGCCACGACAAGCGGCAAAGTTTTTAATATACAAGATGGAACAGAAATTGATCGAGATGTTATCAAAACCGAAATCACAGCTTTAACCGTATTGCAAAATCGCTTAATTGCTGGAACTCGATTTGCTGGATTTGTAGAAACGGATTGGTCTTATTCGCAAGCTTCAGAGAATGCGCTGGATTTAGATGCAGTCTATCCGCAAATTTTGCCAAAGACTTGGCTAGTGTGCTTGAATCAAGAACAGTCCCAAGCAGTGCAAATCGAGACTGTGAGTACCACGATCGCAAAAGACTTTACGCTAGAAGCACCCGTGAGCCGCATTACATCCCGCACATTGCTCGATCGCTTTCCACCCCGAACAACGACGGTTTTAGCTCAAAGTGAATTACTCACAGTTGCAGAATTGAGCGTGAATCGTGGATCAATTTTGGAACAGTTCCAAGACCCGATTGGGGCGCAATCTGTGTATCTAGAGCAATTTGTACCCGGACTACAAGCTGGACAGAATGTGATTGTTTCTGGAAAGCTTCCACGAATTCAAATCAATCAAGTCGGTGGAGTGTTTCAACGAGACCGCGATCGCTGGTACTATCACAATCAAGGTTTAACCAATCTTGGTGTTTTATCATTAACAGTAACTAGCGAGAATCATTATTTCGCTGGAACAGAACAAGGATTGTTTCAACGATCGGATCAAGGGCATTGGAAACCCATCAGCACGCTCTATCAGCCTGATTCTGGCATCGCTGCAACACTTGAGATCCGATCGCTATGTACAGTTCCAGAAATGATATTTGCGGGAACTGACTCTGGGTTATTTCGATCGCTGAATCAGGGCAAAACTTGGGATAAGATGGGCACTTTCAAAGAGATTGGTGCGATCGCATATAGTATCGCCAGTGACAATCTGTTTGTTGCAACAGAAAAAAGTGTGTTTCGCTCTGTCGATCATGGAGTTAGCTGGACAGCTATCGATCGAGATTTATTAGCAGTACAAGTACAAGCATTGATCACAGATAGTCGAGGAGTACTGTTTGCGGGAACCGTAGCACATGGCGTTTGGCGATCGAGCAATGAGGGTGAAACTTGGGATTGGGTTGGTTATTCGGGCAGATCGGGGATTGGTGCGATCACGAGTACCGACGCGATCGTTTCTGGTATTGGAACTCGATTTAGTGAACAACTGAGATCACAAGATTTGATCATTGCAATGGGACAGACTCGCACGATTCAAGCAGTCGATGGATTGCAACCGAATACTAGATTAACGATCGACAATCCGTTTGAGTCGCCTGGTTTGCCTGAAGGAACACCATTTACACTGAGTACTGGGCTAGGTAATTTGAACGTGACCACTTTAGCGATCGATGAGCAACCTACTCTCCCTACAATGATTTTTGCTGGAACAGCGGGGGGCGGAATTTGGCGATCGAGCGATGGTGGAAACCATTGGAAATCAGTTAGTCAGGACTTAGAAAGCTTTCAGATTACGACATTAATTGCATATCATCATCCGGGAGTGGGTGAACTTAAACGATACGGAACAACAATCAGAGTTCAACTCAAGTCCTCTGAATCGCTCAATTTTAGAAAAGGGGCATCGATTGTCATCGATCAGCAAACTCGAACAGTTACGACTGATCCTCAAAAGATTACAACTGATCCTCAAACTCAAGATTACATCGTCGAATTTACTATCGATCGTGAATTTAGCTCAACTGAAAGCAAAACCTATACAATTCCAACCTTAATTGTTGGGACTGCCTCGCAGGGATTGTTCTACTCACTCGATCGAGGTGAAAGCTGGATTGGCGACAATTCTGGATTAACAAACACTTCTATTCGAGCAATTCTGCCGCCTGATCGACCTGGAATGAATTATCTAGTTGGCGGTCTCGGCATTTTACTAAGTGAGGATCAACAATCTTACACTCGAATTCGTCCGGGCAATTCTTTGCAAGTCTTGAGCCGACCCATTTTTGATACAACTACAGTGAGATGGCACTTGCGAAATGCTGAAAGTTTTTCAGGCAATCTGATCACGACGACAGAAGAAGTAACGATACAACCTGCGATCGCTGAAGATGAATCGATTAGTGAACTTGCAACACTGCTTACTGCACCGATCGATCAACAGGTTCCCGCGATCGAGTTCCAACAACCCTTAAAGCATTGTTATGATCCAAGCACTGTTACCATTCATGCCAATGTGGTCGCTGCTACACATGGAGAAACGATCGCAGATACGATCGAGGTTTTAGGCAGTGGAGATGGAAACGTCGCAAATCAAACATTCGTGCTCAGAAAACCGCCACTGACTCCGAACTCTTTAGAAATCCGAGTCAATAATCTTCTGTGGTATGAAGTCCCCGCACTGTACAATCTCAGTCCAGACGAGCAGGCTTACATTGTGCGAACTACAGACGAAGGTATCACCCAGATCACATTCGGAGACGGCATCACAGGTGCAAGATTACCGAGCGGAATTGACAATGTGATTGCAACTTATCGAAGTGGGCTTGGACTGAGCGGAAATGTTGCACCCAACAAATTGAGCTTATTAAAAACTCGAACATTAGGCATTCAAGGTGTCAACAATCCCGTTTCTGCAACGGGGGGAGCAAATCCTGAAACTCGTGATCAAATTCGCGATCGTGCTCCTCTAACGATCCGTACATTAGAGCGAATTGTTTCAGTTCGCGACTTTGAAGACTTCACTCGCACCTTTTCAGGAATCGGGAAAGCTCAGGGCGTTTCGCTTTGGTCAGCGCAAAGTAAAGTGATTCATTTGACGATCGCAGGTAGCGAAGGAGCAGAGATTTCAAACGAATCCCCGTTTTATCAAAGCTTAGTAGGCGAGATCGAGCAAAGGCGCGATCCATATCAATCACCACCGATCATTGCTTCGTATGAACGAATCGAATTTCATGTTGAGGCGACTGTTCTGATCGATCCCCGTTATCTATCAAAACAAGTTCAAACTACGATCGGAACATTGTTACGAGATACGTTTTCGTTCAACAATCGAGCCTTTGGGCAAAACGTAACTGCGGCAGAAATCATTGCACTGATTCAATCGCTTGATAGCGTGATTGCAGTCGATTTAGATGCTCTGTATCGCGTCGATCGACCGAGAACCTTAGAACCATCTCTCACTGCTTCATTAGCTCGTTGGACTCCAGAGAGTCAGTTCATGCCTGCTCAATTGCTTCTCCTTCATACCGCTAAGCTCAGGATTCAAGTATGA